The Elephas maximus indicus isolate mEleMax1 chromosome 11, mEleMax1 primary haplotype, whole genome shotgun sequence genome contains the following window.
aattgCATACATAAGTAAAACATTttgtaaaatttaatttaattttaaactatggtacatgctaTAAAGGGAAAGCACAGGCAGCAGTGATATAGAATAGCTGGTGGGATCTTAGATAAGGTATTTAAGGAAAGACTCTCCAGCATAGTAAAGTTTTCTGCCTTCCTAAAGAATATTCAAGTTTCAGCTACTGGAACCGTAAGAGGGGAGGAAGGTGTTCTaggaagagggaacagcaggTACACTCAACTTGCGGTTGGAAAAATCCAAAAGGAGCTGTTCATTTCTTGTGACATGGGGTCAGTGATACCCACCATGCAGGGCACAGTGAATATTAAATGGTTAATATACATGAACCACAATGCACTGTGCCTGGCAACTTCCAGCAACATGAGCATATCTGGGTCAAGGTTTCTCCACCCAGAGCAGATGGTTCCACCCATCAGAGGGCTGCTGCTGGGAAGAACAGATAAACTAGAGATGGAAATTCCTGCACTCTGGGCGGGAGTCCAGGAGGAGGTCAGCAAGGGGTGGTTCCTGCCCTCTATTCCTACTTGTCAGTGTCTACAGAGGTCCACAAATGGTGGTGAGAGCAGCACTGCCCAGTGGAACTTCCATGTGAAGGAAATGGTCTATACCTGTGCTATCTAATATGGAGATCACTGATCCCATGTGGCTACTGGGCACTTGAGCAAGAGTGCTGAGAATCTGACATTTTAATTCCAGCTAATTTTAGTTGAATTTAAATTTAGATAGCCACATGTGGGCCACCATTTTGAACAGCAtataattagaacatttccatcatcataaaAAGTTCTATGGTCTAGAGGgtctttgggaaaccctggtgagggAGGTGGGGGACACTCAAAGCCTTGTTTGTCGGACTCAGACTTCTGACCTCATCTCCTTCTGATTCcttgtttttaggagctccctatTGGGATGACACCAATAATAAGAGTGAATGATGGGGACAGAGTGGGGAGGTGTTCAGCCTTGGCCCTGGGAGGCAGGCCTCCCCACTCAGACTGGAAGCTCCTGGAGCATGGGGCTAGTGATTGTCTCTTGGGGCAGGGGAAGACAATGGGCTTCAGAATCATTCAAATTTCAGCTtcgttacacacacacacacacacacacacacatatatatatatgaccaaaacctgctgccatcaagtcgattctgactcatagtgaccctataggactgagtggaatgcccccataggattttcaaggagtgcctggtggatttggactgcagacctttcggttagcagtcttagctcttaaccactatgccaccaggggttcatATATATGTGCAGTAGGTGCTCGATAGCTGTGAGCTGTGTGTAGATGCAGTAGATGCCCAACAGCTATGAGCTGTTTGTGATATGTGATGtgcaataggtgctcaataactgTAAGCTGCTGATATCTTGGTCCCATCTTTCCTAGATACAACTCGTCCCCAAATCCTGTCACCAGAACTGCTTTACAGTCTCATTGGGATCTCTGTGGCCTTTCTCCTTTGTCTCCTCCTTCTGGTCCTCTTCTTCATCCATCGTCAGTGTCAGAGAAAACACCGTAGGTGTCAAGGACAGGGGTGGGTGACCTGAGGAGGTTGTTGGGGGATCCTGTAGAGAGGACCTCTTTTCTGAATTGAGACCACTGATTGTCCTCAGGGATCCCCAGAAGCAAGGGCAAGGAGCAAAATCCACAGGAGAGGTGAGGTTACTGGGAATGACCCCCAAGCCCCTACTCAATCATCTGTGTCCTGGCTGCTCTTAATACTTATTCGTTCTTTCCCCTCAGGTTAAACCCAGGTGTTGATATCCTGAACAGCACACCAGGTAAGGGGGTAAGGAGGAGGGACTGGCCTGGAAGGAGGGAAGTGGGGATTCAGTGAAAGTCAGAAAGCAACAGGAGAAGAGGGGAATGTTTGGAAACATTCTAGATGTTCTATTTGGGGTGAAGGATGAAATCTAAAGCTATGTGATTTCAGGGATATTTGCTTTCTAAAGTCTACCCCAGAGTAATGACCACttgtcctctcccctccagatatGGCCAGAGTGGATGGACTTcctgagaaagacagagagatggaCACCTCAGTAAGTCTTTGAGTTCATTATTTGTTGCTACATAACAAAGTTCTCCAAATTTAACAGTTTAACAAAATTAGGTCAGTTTCTTGGGTCAGGAAATTGGGAGTGGCTCAGCTgtgtggttctggctcagggtctctcaagaGGTTGCTGTTGAGATATTGAGCAGGGCTGcattcatctgaaggcttgactggggctggaggataTATTTCTAAGATGTCTACTCCCACGGCTCTTGGCAGGAGTCCTCAATTCCTCACCATGTTTGCCTCTCCATGGCAGCCAACTTCCCCCAGGGTTAGGAATCCAAGAGAGGGCAGGGCAGAAGTTACTATGTCTTACGTGGCCTCACCTTGGAAGTGATATGCCATCACTTCTGCCAAATTCTGTTGGTTATACAgtagttgtttttagttgccattgagtcggcctcaactcatggagaccccatgtataacaagtttagacttttgtgatccatagggttttcactggctgatttttggaatcaGCCTAgtctgttagtctggaagctctgctgaaacctgttcagtatcatagcaacatgcaagcctccattgacagatggatggtggccgcacatgaggtgcattggccaggaattgaacccaggcctcctgcaaggagccctggtggcacagtggttaagtgcccagctgcaaAGTGAAAGGTCgatgattcaaacctaccagctgctccacaggagaaagatgtggcagtttgtttctgtaaacatttgcagtcctgaaaaccctatggaccagttctactctgtcctatagggttgctatgagttagaattgactcggcagctgTTTCCGCCTGCCACCATGGGTCTTCTGCACGGTAGTTGAGATTTctagtctaccactgaaccatcactgccctttTTGTCACACGGAGCAGCCCTGATATCACATGGGAGGGGACAACACAGTAGCATGATCGTTGAGTGCCATCTTGGAAACTGGGTACCAACCAGTCCTCCCTAAGGCCCTCTCCTCTCACCCTCAGCCACCCTGACTCACCCTGGCCTCTttccctcaggcccctgctgcaggaagtccccaggaggtgACATACGCTTACCTGGACCACTGGGCCCTCACTCAGGGGGCAGTCCGAGTGGTATCCCCCCAGTCCGCAGAGCCTATGGTGGAATCTGGCACGTATGCATCCCTTGCCAAGCGCTGACCCCAGGGCCCACCTGCCTGCTGCACCCAAGGACACAGGACATCACTCTGGGAAGGGCTTGGAGCAGCCAATTAGAAGGCTTCCGCAGTGGAATCACGTCTGCTCTGGGGCATCAGCCAGTCAGCTCCTTGGGAGACAAGAGCTGGGGTCTGGAGGTCACTGATTAACATCTAAGAGATTCAGTAACCAGGCAATCTCTTCCACAATCGACCAGCTTCTTAGAGACATTGTGTTGCAGCTGTTTCCAGGCACCTCACTACAGTCACTGGACTGTTTCCAGAAACCCAACTACAGCTGCCCAGTTATTTCCAGAGACCCAACTACAGCCACCCAGCTGTTTCCAGAGACCCCACTACAGACTTTCAGCTGTTTCCAGAGATCCAGCTACGGCCACTCAGCTGTTTCTAGAGACTCTGCTACAGTCATTCAGCTTTTTCCAGAGACCCTACAGCAACCACCCAGCTGTTTCCAGGGGCCCAGTTATAGTTGCCCAACTGTTTCCAGAGATCCCACTATATGTGCCCAGCTGATTCCACAGACCCAGCCACAGCCACCAAGCTGATCTCATAAACCATTGCAGTCACCCAGCTGCTTCTAGACATTCCCCCTTCTCTGAATTCCAAACTGCCACCAGAGACTCCATTTTAATTATCTACTCACTGACTCTATAGTCCTTTCCAGAGTTCAGTTGCTGGCCTTGAGACTGTTATACTTAGGCAGCTGATGACTGAGACCCAGTGCCCTGGATCTTGCTTTACTTTGTTCACCGATAAACATCTCCAGAAGCCTAAGCTAtggcttatagggtcgctatttttttttttttatgagtcacaatcaactcgacagcaatgggttttttttttctttttcttttttttaacctaccgCAGCCTTACACTTGGTGCTGGGGTGCACAGGTTACTGggtt
Protein-coding sequences here:
- the LOC126085031 gene encoding leukocyte-associated immunoglobulin-like receptor 1 isoform X5; this encodes MSLTPTTFLGLVLCLGPEIQAHNGSLPRPSISAEPGSMIRWGTPVTFVCQSPRGAEAFRLEKSKSNSYQDVKLSSGTEKEARFRINSVTTDTAGRYNCLYFTGNTYSERSEFLELVVTDTTRPQILSPELLYSLIGISVAFLLCLLLLVLFFIHRQCQRKHRIPRSKGKEQNPQERLNPGVDILNSTPDMARVDGLPEKDREMDTSAPAAGSPQEVTYAYLDHWALTQGAVRVVSPQSAEPMVESGTYASLAKR